One Salmo trutta chromosome 19, fSalTru1.1, whole genome shotgun sequence genomic window carries:
- the LOC115154769 gene encoding pyruvate dehydrogenase (acetyl-transferring) kinase isozyme 3, mitochondrial isoform X2, whose translation MRLFNFLLKDVTSKIEYYSRFSPSPMSIKQFLDFGRENACEKTSYVFLRKELAVRGANTMKEINLLPSDLRTQPSVKLVHSWYIQSFEELLNYEHRGPEDSRTLNDFLDTLVKIRNRHNDVVPTMAQGVIEYKQKFGFDPFISSNVQYFLDRFYTNRISFRMLINQHTLLFGDDRTTSHPKHIGGIDPSCNVPEVVKDAYETAKMLCEQYYMVAPELNIEEYNSKAPSKAIQVVYVPSHLFHMLFELFKNSMRAIVELHENSSAGLPPVKAMVTLGKEDLSIKISDRGGGVPLRKIDKLFSYMYSTAPTPSLEPGNGTQAAPLVTHPK comes from the exons ATGAGGCTGTTCAACTTTCTACTAAAAGATGTAACATCGAAAATAGAATATTATTCGAGGTTCTCTCCCTCGCCGATGTCTATCAAGCAGTTTCTGGACTTTG GTAGGGAGAATGCATGTGAGAAGACCTCCTACGTGTTCCTGCGTAAGGAGCTTGCGGTGCGGGGGGCCAACACCATGAAGGAAATCAACCTGTTACCCAGTGACCTGCGTACCCAGCCGTCTGTCAAACTGGTGCACAGTTG GTACATACAGAGCTTTGAAGAGCTGCTGAATTATGAACACAGGGGTCCAGAGGACAGCCGCACCTTAAACGA CTTTCTAGACACCCTGGTCAAAATCCGTAATAGGCACAATGACGTGGTCCCCACCATGGCCCAGGGTGTCATAGAGTACAAGCAGAAGTTTGGCTTTGATCCTTTTATCAGCAGCAACGTTCAGTACTTCCTGGATCGCTTTTACACCAACAGGATATCATTCCGCATGCTCATCAACCAGCACA CACTCCTTTTTGGTGATGACAGAACCACCTCCCATCCCAAGCACATAGGAGGTATTGATCCTTCCTGCAATGTCCCTGAGGTGGTGAAAG ATGCTTATGAGACCGCTAAGATGCTCTGTGAGCAGTACTACATGGTCGCCCCGGAGCTGAACATAGAAGAGTACAATT CCAAGGCCCCTTCGAAGGCTATCCAGGTGGTTTATGTTCCATCTCACCTGTTCCATATGCTGTTTGAGCTCTTCAAG AATTCGATGCGGGCCATAGTGGAGCTCCATGAGAACAGTAGTGCTGGACTCCCCCCAGTGAAGGCCATGGTGACGCTTGGAAAGGAAGACCTCTCGATCAAG atcagtgACAGAGGAGGGGGCGTGCCCCTCAGGAAGATTGACAAGCTCTTTAGCTACATGTACTCCACCGCGCCCACCCCGAGCCTTGAACCAGGAAATGGAACTCAGGCTGCACCACTGGTAACACATCCCAAATAG
- the LOC115154769 gene encoding pyruvate dehydrogenase (acetyl-transferring) kinase isozyme 3, mitochondrial isoform X1, whose translation MRLFNFLLKDVTSKIEYYSRFSPSPMSIKQFLDFGRENACEKTSYVFLRKELAVRGANTMKEINLLPSDLRTQPSVKLVHSWYIQSFEELLNYEHRGPEDSRTLNDFLDTLVKIRNRHNDVVPTMAQGVIEYKQKFGFDPFISSNVQYFLDRFYTNRISFRMLINQHTLLFGDDRTTSHPKHIGGIDPSCNVPEVVKDAYETAKMLCEQYYMVAPELNIEEYNSKAPSKAIQVVYVPSHLFHMLFELFKNSMRAIVELHENSSAGLPPVKAMVTLGKEDLSIKISDRGGGVPLRKIDKLFSYMYSTAPTPSLEPGNGTQAAPLAGFGYGLPISRLYARYFQGDLNLYSMEGVGTDAVIYLKALSSESFERLPVFNKSAWRHYQTGPEADDWSNPSSDPRDAAKYKIK comes from the exons ATGAGGCTGTTCAACTTTCTACTAAAAGATGTAACATCGAAAATAGAATATTATTCGAGGTTCTCTCCCTCGCCGATGTCTATCAAGCAGTTTCTGGACTTTG GTAGGGAGAATGCATGTGAGAAGACCTCCTACGTGTTCCTGCGTAAGGAGCTTGCGGTGCGGGGGGCCAACACCATGAAGGAAATCAACCTGTTACCCAGTGACCTGCGTACCCAGCCGTCTGTCAAACTGGTGCACAGTTG GTACATACAGAGCTTTGAAGAGCTGCTGAATTATGAACACAGGGGTCCAGAGGACAGCCGCACCTTAAACGA CTTTCTAGACACCCTGGTCAAAATCCGTAATAGGCACAATGACGTGGTCCCCACCATGGCCCAGGGTGTCATAGAGTACAAGCAGAAGTTTGGCTTTGATCCTTTTATCAGCAGCAACGTTCAGTACTTCCTGGATCGCTTTTACACCAACAGGATATCATTCCGCATGCTCATCAACCAGCACA CACTCCTTTTTGGTGATGACAGAACCACCTCCCATCCCAAGCACATAGGAGGTATTGATCCTTCCTGCAATGTCCCTGAGGTGGTGAAAG ATGCTTATGAGACCGCTAAGATGCTCTGTGAGCAGTACTACATGGTCGCCCCGGAGCTGAACATAGAAGAGTACAATT CCAAGGCCCCTTCGAAGGCTATCCAGGTGGTTTATGTTCCATCTCACCTGTTCCATATGCTGTTTGAGCTCTTCAAG AATTCGATGCGGGCCATAGTGGAGCTCCATGAGAACAGTAGTGCTGGACTCCCCCCAGTGAAGGCCATGGTGACGCTTGGAAAGGAAGACCTCTCGATCAAG atcagtgACAGAGGAGGGGGCGTGCCCCTCAGGAAGATTGACAAGCTCTTTAGCTACATGTACTCCACCGCGCCCACCCCGAGCCTTGAACCAGGAAATGGAACTCAGGCTGCACCACTG GCTGGCTTTGGGTATGGTCTCCCCATTTCTCGACTTTATGCACGTTACTTCCAAGGAGACCTGAACCTCTACTCCATGGAGGGGGTGGGTACAGACGCTGTCATCTATCTGAAG GCTCTGTCCAGCGAGTCCTTTGAACGTCTCCCCGTCTTCAACAAGTCAGCGTGGAGACATTACCAGACTGGCCCTGAGGCAGATGACTGGAGCAACCCTAGCAGTGACCCACGTGATGCAGCCAAGTACAAGATCAAATAA
- the LOC115154770 gene encoding choline-phosphate cytidylyltransferase B: MVGRRRGSRANGGPHRPQQQRSGGPRKTLREPALFAKKTGYESEVPHEKMTIAQAKRGTPAIRPVRVYADGIFDLFHSGHARALMQAKNLFPNTHLIVGVCSDELTHKCKGYTVMTESERYEALIHCRYVDEVVRDAPWTLSPDFLKKHKIDFVAHDDIPYSSAGSEDVYKHIKEAGMFVATQRTDGISTSDLITRIVRDYDLYVRRNLQRGYTARDLNVSFIREKKIRLQNQVDRMKETVKTVEEKSKHFVFKVEEKSHDLIQKWEEKSREFIGNFLELFGPDGAWHVIQEQSGRMLQALSPYASPVASPRGSPSSSPTRGRSPSPPSSPTSPSSRSPRSSPTSPSSRSPRSSPTSPSSRSPRSSPTSPSSRKGASAHPLTPLSSTSEGDDDE; this comes from the exons ATGGTGGGAAGGAGACGTGGCTCCAGAGCCAACGGCGGACCACACCGGCCCCAACAGCAACGGAGTGGGGGACCCCGCAAG ACTCTGAGGGAGCCAGCATTATTTGCCAAGAAAACAGGATATGAGTCAGAAGTTCCTCATGAAAAGATGACCATCGCCCAGGCCAAGAGAGGCACGCCAG CAATCCGGCCAGTGCGAGTCTATGCCGATGGGATCTTTGACCTCTTCCACTCTGGACACGCGCGTGCTTTGATGCAAGCAAAGAACTTGTTCCCCAACACACATCTTATAGTCGGAG TCTGCAGTGACGAACTCACACACAAGTGTAAGGGCTACACGGTGATGACAGAGTCGGAGCGCTACGAAGCCCTGATACACTGTCGCTATGTGGATGAGGTGGTACGGGACGCTCCCTGGACCCTCAGCCCTGACTTCCTGAAGAAACATAAG ATTGACTTTGTGGCCCATGACGATATCCCATACAGCTCTGCAGGATCAGAGGATGTCTACAAACACATCAAGGAAGCAG GGATGTTTGTGGCCACACAGAGGACAGACGGCATCTCTACATCCGACCTCATCACCAGGATAGTGAGAGACTATGACCTTTATGTCCGACGCAACCTGCAGAGAGGCTACACAGCCAGAGACCTCAACGTTAGCTTCATCAGG GAGAAGAAAATCCGTCTGCAGAACCAGGTGGATCGTATGAAGGAGACGGTGAAGACAGTGGAGGAGAAGTCCAAGCACTTTGTGTTCAAGGTGGAGGAGAAGAGCCACGACCTCATCCAGAAGTGGGAGGAGAAGTCACGGGAGTTCATTGGGAATTTCCTGGAGTTGTTTGGTCCAGATGGAGCGTGG CATGTGATCCAGGAGCAGAGTGGGCGCATGCTCCAGGCCCTGTCACCCTACGCGTCACCTGTTGCCTCGCCCCGTGGCTCCCCCAGTAGCAGCCCCACCAGAGGGCGCTCCCCAtcgcccccctcctctcccacctcccCTTCCTCCCGATCCCCTCGTTCCTCTCCCACCTCCCCTTCCTCCCGATCCCCTCGTTCCTCTCCCACCTCCCCTTCCTCCCGATCCCCTCgttcctctcccacctctccttcctctcgCAAGGGTGCCTCTGCCCATCCCTTAACCCCCCTCAGCAGCACGAGTGAGGGGGATGACGACGAGTAG